A single Aspergillus puulaauensis MK2 DNA, chromosome 7, nearly complete sequence DNA region contains:
- the KLP5 gene encoding kinesin family protein (BUSCO:EOG09260BRA;~COG:Z;~EggNog:ENOG410PGBY;~InterPro:IPR019821,IPR036961,IPR027417,IPR027640, IPR001752;~PFAM:PF16796,PF00225;~go_function: GO:0003777 - microtubule motor activity [Evidence IEA];~go_function: GO:0005524 - ATP binding [Evidence IEA];~go_function: GO:0008017 - microtubule binding [Evidence IEA];~go_process: GO:0007018 - microtubule-based movement [Evidence IEA]), producing the protein MGPPSDSSSITVAVRVRPFTIREAAQITKCEDGPLFLGDGSLAGAPTPKLNQKGLRSIVKVIDDRCLVFDPPEDNPVHKFSRSVVPNGKRVKDQTFAFDKIFDQNSGQGEVYESTTRSLLDSVLDGYNATVFAYGATGCGKTHTITGTPQQPGIIFLTMQELFERIGERSGEKHTELSLSFLEIYNETIRDLLAPGGTKGGLSLREDTNKAVSVSGLSSHSPKSVQEVMDMIMKGNASRTMSPTEANATSSRSHAVLQINIAQKDRNADINEPHTMATFSIIDLAGSERASATKNRGERLFEGANINKSLLALGSCINALCDPRKRNHVPYRNSKLTRLLKFSLGGNCKTVMIVCVSPSSQHFDETQNTLRYANRAKNIQTKVTRNVFNVNRHVKDFLVKIDEQMALINELKAQQKESEKVAFAKFRKQTEKKDAAVREGLVRIRNAYDHSLPERQERTNHMIKLKQVSRRIGLLSSWIAAFDNVCANSENEVPLPNLQAIRRTAQGILLELEGSRQHYHQRLAKSVWERGMTSAVENAVQQLQEFETSDKSDITNLRREAELLRSNTEREALSAVAEHDKGGEAATVQVLLQAHFEIASSIDDIMHLSEEEAVELGKRSLTKMLDSCYAVTSNVVKPDGNLPTMPASPTKASPSKQKKRLSLAIVPPGKGMNAAVALHPTAPVSPTRGSPRRRKMGSGRKSVSFSPKKVQAKPPKRSVRWKDDEQDGTLTEIQKTPQKREATPVPRSESPGEPTLPRSSPIPRGIPVPTRSFSPAGGSSPIPTPTDQPLSIPKNNRFKTGFLSKKAGSSPIPAPPTTSLPHSDQGTPLRDIENSSFLNRASAERPSRIAVRSSSGNFSSSPVPEPPKGEWKASKDDVRRISTAMRRISVGSFGPGTSATAIRAQRRRSPSSTTYGSSPPENTMFTAQARRMAKGDKEAENKRSSVLGPRSLPIKKNTSQRRTTFGGDIRPRDFSFSGRDTSRLSAIGGW; encoded by the exons ATGGGGCCTCCAAGCGACTCCTCTTCTATCACTGTTGCTGTGAGAGTCAGACCGTTCACAATCAGAGAGGCAGCGCAGATCACAAAATGTGAGGATGGACCGCTGTTTCTTGGTGATGGCTCTCTGGCGGGGGCACCAACCCCAAAGCTGAACCAGAAGGGCCTTCGATCTATTGTGAAGGTCATTGATGATAGATGCCT GGTATTCGATCCTCCGGAAGACAACCCTGTACACAAATTCTCCAGGAGCGTTGTTCCCAACGGTAAACGTGTGAAAGACCAGACTTTCGCATTCGACAAGATTTTCGATCAGAATTCCGGCCAGGGGGAAGTTTACGAATCGACGACAAGAAGCCTCCTCGATAGCGTCCTTGACGGATACAATGCCACTGTCTTTGCTTATGGAGCGACCGGGTGTGGAAAGACACACACTATTACTGGCACCCCGCAACAGCCAGGTATAATCTTTCTTACTATGCAGGAGCTATTTGAGCGTATCGGGGAAAGATCCGGGGAGAAGCACACAGAACTATCTCTTTCGTTCCTCGAAATCTACAACGAAACCATTCGCGATCTGCTTGCTCCTGGCGGCACAAAGGGCGGCCTGTCCTTGCGAGAAGATACAAACAAAGCAGTATCGGTGTCCGGATTGTCGAGCCATAGCCCGAAATCTGTACAGGAAGTTATGGATATGATCATGAAGGGAAACGCCAGTCGGACAATGTCCCCAACAGAGGCAAATGCCACTTCTTCTCGATCCCATGCAGTTCTTCAAATCAACATTGCACAGAAGGACAGGAATGCCGACATCAACGAACCACATACAATGGCAACATTCAGCATCATCGACTTGGCTGGGAGCGAGCGTGCGAGCGCAACAAAAAACAGGGGAGAACGGCTTTTCGAAGGTGCAAACATCAACAAATCtcttctcgccctcggtAGCTGCATAAATGCACTCTGTGATCCACGCAAACGAAACCATGTCCCTTATCGAAACTCGAAACTGACACGGCTCCTCAAGTTTTCACTTGGCGGAAACTGTAAGACGGTCATGATCGTCTGTGTTAGTCCTTCGAGCCAGCATTTTGATGAGACTCAAAACACATTGCGCTATGCCAATCGGGCGAAGAACATCCAAACGAAAGTCACGCGGAATGTTTTCAACGTTAATCGCCACGTTAAGGATTTCCTCGTGAAGATCGATGAACAAATGGCATTGATCAATGAGCTCAAAGCACAGCAGAAGGAATCTGAAAAGGTCGCTTTTGCCAAATTCAGAAAACAAACGGAAAagaaggatgctgctgttcgGGAGGGACTTGTCCGAATTCGGAACGCCTATGATCACTCGCTGCCGGAAAGACAAGAGAGAACTAACCACATGATAAAATTGAAGCAGGTTAGCCGCAGGATCGGCCTACTATCGTCATGGATTGCAGCTTTCGATAACGTTTGCGCCAATTCTGAAAACGAGGTGCCGTTGCCTAACCTTCAAGCTATTCGGAGAACAGCCCAAGGGATCCTGTTGGAACTGGAAGGGAGTCGGCAACACTATCATCAGCGTTTAGCGAAGAGTGTTTGGGAGCGTGGTATGACTTCTGCCGTCGAAAACGCCGtccagcagcttcaggaaTTCGAAACTAGCGATAAAAGTGACATTACCAACCTTCGGCGCGAGGCGGAGCTATTGAGGTCAAATACCGAGCGAGAAGCTCTTTCAGCAGTAGCAGAACATGACaagggaggagaagctgccaCAGTACAGGTGTTATTGCAGGCGCACTTTGAGATAGCTTCTTCAATCGACGACATCATGCACCttagcgaggaggaggcagTGGAATTGGGAAAGCGAAGTCTGACCAAGATGCTGGATTCATGCTATGCCGTAACCTCAAACGTCGTCAAACCAGATGGCAACTTGCCTACAATGCCAGCTAGCCCTACTAAAGCTTCGCCGTCGAAACAAAAGAAGAGGCTGAGTCTAGCAATTGTGCCCCCAGGAAAGGGCATGAATGCCGCAGTTGCCTTGCACCCAACAGCTCCGGTCTCACCGACGAGAGgatctcctcgccgtcgtAAGATGGGCAGCGGACGGAAGAGCGTCAGTTTCTCGCCGAAGAAGGTACAAGCAAAACCACCAAAGCGGAGTGTTCGGTGGAAGGATGACGAGCAAGATGGCACATTGACTGAGATCCAGAAAACACCACAAAAGCGGGAAGCCACCCCGGTTCCTCGAAGTGAAAGTCCTGGAGAGCCCACACTCCCAAGATCATCTCCAATCCCACGTGGCATCCCAGTGCCAACTCGAAGTTTCAGTCCTGCAGGTGGCTCATCGCCGATCCCGACGCCCACAGACCAACCCCTAAGTATTCCAAAGAATAATAGATTCAAGACCGGATTTCTATCCAAAAAGGCTGGCAGCTCCCCGATCCCTGCGCCTCCCACGACATCCCTTCCCCATTCTGACCAGGGCACTCCTCTGCGTGACATTGAGAACAGCAGTTTCTTGAATCGCGCATCCGCAGAGCGACCATCTCGAATTGCGGTCAGGAGTTCAAGCGGaaatttctcttcttcccctgtACCTGAGCCTCCTAAGGGTGAATGGAAAGCAAGCAAGGATGATGTGAGAAGGATTAGCACCGCCATGAGACGGATCTCAGTCGGGTCATTCGGTCCCGGTACATCTGCAACTGCTATTCGCGCCCAGCGTCGCCGAAGTCCGTCATCGACGACTTACGGTAGCTCTCCGCCGGAGAACACGATGTTCACGGCACAGGCAAGGCGGATGGCTAAGGGTGACAAGGAGGCCGAGAACAAGCGATCATCGGTCTTGGGCCCTCGAAGCCTTCCAATCAAGAAGAACACGAGTCAGAGGCGCACGACATTTGGCGGAGACATTCGTCCTCGAGACTTTAGCTTCTCAGGCCGAGACACATCTCGGTTGAGTGCTATCGGCGGTTGGTGA
- the MXR1 gene encoding peptide-methionine-S-sulfoxide reductase (COG:O;~EggNog:ENOG410PI59;~InterPro:IPR036509,IPR002569;~PFAM:PF01625;~go_function: GO:0008113 - peptide-methionine (S)-S-oxide reductase activity [Evidence IEA];~go_process: GO:0055114 - oxidation-reduction process [Evidence IEA]) codes for MAFAAPALGSTLFSRFSRTFSTSSPILSLTPESTSRNMASGTQTATLAAGCFWGVEHLFRKEFGQGKGLLEAKVGYCGGNTSHPSYRAVCSGDTGHAEALKVTFDPSLVSYRSLLELFYRMHDPTTKNRQGPDIGTQYRSAIFTHGDEQHKIAEEITDKVAKEWYKQTLSTEIIPAGQWWDAEDYHQLYLQNNPSGYECPAHFIRSFPPLS; via the exons ATGGCCTTCGCCGCACCCGCGCTCGGCTCGACGTTATTCTCGCGCTTTTCCCGCACCTTCTCCACCAGCTCCCCAATTCTTTCATTGACACCCGAATCGACATCCCGGAATATGGCAAGCGGTACACAGACGGCTACTCTGGCAGCAGGATGCTTCTGGGGCGTGGAACACCTGTTCCGCAAAGAATTTGGGCAGGGGAAGGGCCTTCTTGAGGCGAAGGTGGGATACTGCGGGGGAAACACTTCGCATCCTTCATATCGCGCTGTGTGTTCGGGGGATACGGGAC ATGCCGAAGCCCTTAAAGTCACATTCGACCCTTCGCTCGTGAGCTACCGCTCACTTCTAGAATTATTCTACCGCATGCACGACCCAACGACCAAGAACCGTCAGGGACCAGATATCGGTACGCAATACCGTAGTGCCATATTCACGCATGGCGATGAGCAGCACAAGATTGCGGAGGAGATTACGGACAAGGTAGCCAAGGAGTGGTATAAGCAGACTCTTTCGACGGAGATTATTCCTGCCGGTCAGTGGTGGGATGCTGAGGATTACCACCAGCTCTATTTGCAGAATAACCCCTCTGGATACGAGTGCCCTGCGCA TTTTATTAGGAGCTTCCCTCCGCTGTCGTGA
- the utr2 gene encoding putative cell wall glucanase (Utr2) (CAZy:GH16;~COG:G;~EggNog:ENOG410PH2Y;~InterPro:IPR000757,IPR013320,IPR017168;~PFAM:PF00722;~SECRETED:SignalP(1-20);~TransMembrane:1 (n4-15c20/21o415-432i);~go_component: GO:0005618 - cell wall [Evidence IEA];~go_function: GO:0004553 - hydrolase activity, hydrolyzing O-glycosyl compounds [Evidence IEA];~go_function: GO:0016798 - hydrolase activity, acting on glycosyl bonds [Evidence IEA];~go_process: GO:0005975 - carbohydrate metabolic process [Evidence IEA];~go_process: GO:0071555 - cell wall organization [Evidence IEA]), translating into MLRLTSVLFLASLAARFAAADDFKPPSCSADKQCPEKYPCCSVYGQCGTGAFCLGGCDPLMSYSLDSCAPMPVCQSKTYKWENLDNAATNSKYLGNASAADWVYSGKPKFDDGNLVLTMPKESVGSLFANNHYVWYGKIGANIKSSRGQGVVTAFILLSDTKDEIDYEWVGSDLSEVQTNWYFQGILNYTNGDSSKVDGDDTYEDFHYYEIDWSPEKLEWLVDGKAVRTLTKESTFNETSNRYEYPQTPARMQMSLWPAGQASNAQGTIEWAGGEIDWDSEDIKGQGYYSASFGEVKVECYDPPKDTKKDGDVSYLFKDDKGEESSIEITDMKTVLASLGATGLDMNLGGDNDSNGNSTGTVTNSTIPQNHGGTGNEPGSQTGGDSSSTNAPGTFNQGNSNGDDENAAVSQNERVLKGSFFAALVAVIALIAM; encoded by the exons ATGTTGCGTTTGACCTCTGTTCTCTTCCTTGCCTCCTTGGCAGCCAGATTCGCTGCCGCCGACGACTTCAAGCCGCCGAGTTGCTCTGCTGATAAGCAGTGCCCTGAGAAATACCCCTGCTGCTCCG TATACGGACAATGCGGTACCGGCGCTTTCTGCCTCGGCGGGTGCGATCCCCTGATGTCGTACTCTCTTGACTCTTGCGCCCCAATGCCGGTCTGCCAGAGCAAGACCTATAAGTGGGAGAACCTGGACAATGCCGCTACGAACAGCAAATATCTAGGAAATGCCTCAGCTGCCGACTGGGTGTACAGCGGTAAACCCAAGTTCGACGACGGAAACCTTGTTCTCACCATGCCCAAGGAGAGCGTTGGCTCCCTCTTCGCCAACAACCATTATGTCTGGTACGGCAAGATCGGTGCCAACATTAAGAGCAGCCGTGGTCAAGGTGTGGTTACTGCCTTCATTCTTCTTTCGGACACCAAGGATGAGATCGACTATGAATGGGTTGGCTCCGATTTGTCTGAGGTTCAAACCAACTGGTACTTCCAAGGCATTTTAAACT ACACCAACGGAGACTCGTCCAAGGTTGACGGTGACGACACCTATGAGGACTTCCACTACTACGAAATCGACTGGTCCCCTGAGAAGCTTGAGTGGTTAGTCGATGGTAAAGCCGTTCGTACTCTTACCAAGGAATCCACCTTCAACGAGACCTCCAACCGCTACGAATACCCCCAGACTCCTGCCAGAATGCAAATGTCGCTTTGGCCAGCGGGCCAGGCCAGCAATGCCCAGGGTACTATCGAATGGGCTGGAGGTGAAATCGACTGGGACTCTGAGGATATCAAGGGACAGGGCTACTACTCTGCCTCCTTCGGTGAGGTGAAGGTGGAATGCTATGACCCCCCGAAGGACACTAAGAAGGATGGCGACGTATCCTACCTCTTCAAGGACGACAAGGGCGAGGAAAGTTCCATCGAGATCACCGACATGAAAACCGTCCTTGCTTCCCTTGGTGCCACTGGCCTTGACATGAACCTCGGTGGCGACAACGACAGCAACGGCAATTCCACTGGCACCGTCACCAACTCTACCATCCCCCAGAACCACGGAGGCACTGGTAACGAACCCGGCTCTCAAACCGGTGGTGATTCATCCAGCACTAACGCCCCGGGCACCTTCAACCAAGGAAACAgcaatggcgatgatgagaatGCAGCTGTCTCCCAGAACGAGCGTGTCCTGAAGGGCTCATTCTTTGCCGCCCTGGTTGCAGTCATTGCCTTGATTGCCATGTGA
- a CDS encoding uncharacterized protein (COG:S;~EggNog:ENOG410PXXZ), whose protein sequence is MAFHEYTVYGAVGEALGHFNRVSEHFRNHQQHDIANIIGKLCVELVQVVEEGIIHVLENQNTVDVRNPNFSAAGSENPVSFGVQQQATMALRCEADMSESETSSHAMNKLPAPPGLTIQPGAGSWAEIANRSVTAGPSQEAAQLMSPGGSISSREVVAARPAASPEPAEEKAGIVRIYGPAKKGDFRHITSRIREGPLQEIRVESNNSVRVVFQHVSHALEFVKSNEEMQQRLGQGRIGKGYTVEMADIIDWSDDLRRMKQPLRERRRLSFARKGLFTGGLTETKWKHEMLTIAGTGNVDFLWVFNTGNATAVFSSTIVARKVLDAVNRWKDNRREYLGVSVGYSSDTCEKELILLRENSQPYYHRHAQPKRFMAPRRRPDYRQG, encoded by the exons ATGGCATTTCATGAATACACTGTTTATGGGGCAGTTGGAGAAGCCTTGGGACACTTCAATCGTGTCTCCGAGCAT TTTagaaaccaccaacaacacgaCATCGCCAACATAATTGGAAAACTGTGTGTTGAGCTTGTCCAGGTGGTAGAAGAGGGTATAATACATGTCCTCGAAAACCAGAACACCGTCGATGTTAGG AACCCCAACTTTTCTGCGGCCGGCTCGGAGAACCCTGTCTCATTTGGTGTTCAGCAGCAGGCAACCATGGCCCTGAGATGTGAGGCAGACATGAGCGAGAGTGAGACCAGCAGCCATGCGATGAACAAGCTCCCAGCACCGCCTGGGCTTACAATCCAGCCCGGTGCTGGGAGCTGGGCCGAAATCGCCAACAGATCGGTCACTGCCGGACCTTCTCAGGAGGCAGCGCAGTTGATGTCTCCTGGTGGGTCAATTTCTAGTAGAGAGGTGGTTGCAGCCCGTCCTGCTGCATCGCCAGAGCCCGCAGAGGAGAAAGCCGGCATCGTCCGTATCTACGGACCGGCCAAAAAGGGCGACTTCCGCCACATTACCTCTCGCATCCGCGAAGGACCCTTGCAAGAAATCCGGGTGGAAAGTAACAACTCTGTTCGCGTTGTTTTCCAGCATGTCTCACATGCACTTGAGTTTGTGAAGTCCAATGAAGAGATGCAGCAACGTCTTGGTCAAGGACGTATCGGCAAAGGCTACACTGTGGAGATGGCCGACATCATCGATTGGAGTGATGATCTGCGTCGTATGAAACAGCCGTTAAGGGAACGACGCCGCCTTTCCTTCGCTCGGAAGGGACTCTTTACCGGCGGCCTGACTGAGACTAAGTGGAAGCATGAGATGCTCACTATAGCAGGTACTGGAAACGTTGATTTCCTGTGGGTTTTCAACACTGGTAACG CCACCGCTGTCTTCTCGAGCACCATTGTTGCTCGTAAGGTTCTGGATGCCGTTAATAGATGGAAGGACAACCGCCGTGAGTATCTCGGCGTCTCGGTTGGCTACTCCTCGGATACCTGCGAGAAAGAGCTTATTCTCCTCAGGGAGAATAGCCAGCCTTATTACCACAGGCATGCACAGCCCAAACGGTTCATGGCGCCGCGCCGCCGACCCGACTACCGGCAGGGATAG
- a CDS encoding Mth938-like domain-containing protein (COG:S;~EggNog:ENOG410PNVB;~InterPro:IPR007523,IPR034095,IPR036748;~PFAM:PF04430;~go_process: GO:0032981 - mitochondrial respiratory chain complex I assembly [Evidence IEA]), whose product MQAPSLQLLRALRTSVSASTPKATIPLCAYLARVQPHTTSPFAPARRNYSNSNDSSHIRPTRMVSRSHPSKPRSHDRGPESQEDTQTDFAALNVLGNIPSPTTAVDACLDTGFHLDNGVKITGGDGVLLVAGEAFTWRPWLGKKDGQKNDMVNAKGQFEVDEQAWGLLDLVWPRPDLLILGMGGSILPLSPETRKHINSLGIRVEVVDTRNAAAQFNLLATERGVSEIAAAMIPIGWKGW is encoded by the exons ATGCAAGCACCgtccctccagctccttcgaGCTCTCCGAACATCCGTCTCCGCCAGCACACCCAAAGCTACAATCCCTCTTTGCGCATACCTGGCTCGTGTCCAACCTCACACGACCTCGCCATTCGCACCCGCTCGTCGAAATTATAGTAACTCCAATGACTCTTCGCACATCCGGCCAACCCGCATGGTTTCGCGCTCCCACCCGTCGAAACCACGCAGCCACGACCGCGGCCCGGAGTCGCAGGAGGATACACAGACCGACTTCGCCGCGCTGAATGTCCTAGGGAATATCCCTAGCCCAACCACTGCGGTTGATGCCTGTCTAGATACTGGGTTCCATCTGGACAATGGGGTGAAGATTACAGGTGGTGACggggtgttgttggttgCTGGAGAGGCATTTACGTGGAGACCTTGGttggggaagaaggatgggCAAAAGAATGACATGGTTAATGCGAAGGGCCAGTTTGAGGTTGACGAGCAGGCTTGGGGTCTTTTGGACCTGGTGTGGCCTCGTCCTG ATCTACTAATTCTCGGAATGGGAGGATCGATTCTACCTCTCTCGccggagacgaggaagcaTATTAACTCGCTGGGGATCCGGGTTGAGGTGGTGGATACGAGAAACGCTGCTGCGCAGTTTAATCTGCTTGCGACCGAGCGGGGCGTTTCTGAGAttgcggcggcgatgatTCCGATCGGGTGGAAGGGGTGGTAA
- a CDS encoding uncharacterized protein (COG:S;~EggNog:ENOG410PXXS): MSDPLSWTLLFKKHRTTVLLMLPPSETIPSTKSALLKALQARGLKDINGDPVPEDPTEIELGVAVDKNDLEKGWTSLEPLEFEDDEAPKRGAKKATSQSLKAAELYNGQAVAFRFRKPGKEGSTDLDLEDLGWDVVVPSLDDEEEVV, from the exons ATG TCTGACCCATTAAGCTGGACCCTACTGTTCAAGAAGCACAGAACGACCGTGCTTTTGATGCTTCCGCCTTCCGAGACAATCCCCAGTACCAAGTCTGCGCTCCTCAAAGCCCTTCAAGCGCGCGGCTTGAAGGATATCAATGGCGACCCCGTCCCCGAGGATCCTACTGAGATCGAACTTGGAGTTGCAGTGGATAAGAATGACTTGGAGAAAGGATGGACAAGCCTCGAACCACTAGAgttcgaagatgatgaggcaCCCAAACGAGGGGCAAAGAAAGCTACATCTCAAAGCTTGAAAGCTGCTGAGCTTTATAACGGGCAGGCAGTCGCCTTTAGGTTTCGAAAGCCAGGAAAAGAGGGCTCTACCGATCTCGATTTAGAGGATCTTGGCTGGGATGTCGTTGTACCTAGCCttgatgacgaagaggaggtagTATAA
- a CDS encoding uncharacterized protein (COG:S;~EggNog:ENOG410PRES), producing the protein MDTEQPPKPNGAESTTLYKILHWDKLFESEAPPRLGMEVGHRLPLTTTSAFSAGLAIGATHGSKKAAYRFRAENAHRFPTTPTGWFQYHKTKNYISIVGGVKEGVKMGFKLGTGALAFCLFEETVDYARHDQRDFISTVTAGLSFSGIYSLLARHDVYTAARTTKLGLKLSLAYGLMQDALESLKGNRPAYVDFILGHRSKPE; encoded by the exons ATGGACACAGAACAGCCTCCCAAGCCAAACGGCGCAGAATCCACGACTCTGTATAAGATACTCCATTGGGACAAGCTCTTCGAGTCCGAAGCGCCGCCCCGACTGGGGATGGAGGTTGGCCACCGACTGCCATTAACCACCACGTCTGCTTTCTCGGCAGGACTGGCTATCGGTGCAACTCACGGCAGCAAGAAGGCCGCATATCGATTCCGCGCTGAAAACGCCCATCGCTTTCCCACTACGCCGACCGGATGGTTCCAATACCACAAAACCAAGAACTACATTTCTATTGTTGGGGGAGTCAAGGAAGGTGTGAAAATGGGGTTCAAGCTTGGTACTGGTGCGCTGGCATTCTGTCTCTTTGAGGAGACGGTTGACTATGCTCGTCACGACCAGAGGGATTTCATATCCACAGTTACCGCTGGGTTATCGTTTTCCGGCATTTACAGTTTACTAG CCCGGCACGATGTATATACTGCGGCGCGAACAACCAAACTTGGTCTGAAGCTAAGTCTGGCGTATGGACTGATGCAGGACGCGCTTGAGTCATTAAAAGGCAACCGGCCTGCCTATGTTGATTTTATTCTCGGCCATCGATCAAAGCCCGAATGA
- a CDS encoding alkaline phosphatase (COG:P;~EggNog:ENOG410PGCW;~InterPro:IPR001952,IPR017850,IPR018299;~PFAM:PF00245;~TransMembrane:1 (i49-69o);~go_function: GO:0003824 - catalytic activity [Evidence IEA];~go_function: GO:0016791 - phosphatase activity [Evidence IEA]) yields MAREDPLLAPRPSSEQSSVRNAEEEDALLTGERTNRRDQRRGWGFWREVGLFAWALIATVAVIVIAVVYQHESSRTRSHEKDPWGPGGKPTGKRNLVFMVSDGMGPTSLTLTRSFKQLTQGLPADEILALDKHILGTSRTRSSSSLVTDSAAGATAFSCGAKSYNGAISVLPDHSPCGTVLEAASLAGYKTGLVVTTRITDATPACFASHVNLRQYEDQIAEQEIGEHPLGRVVDLIMGGGRCHFLPNSTEGSCRADDRDLVAIAQDKGFSYIDDRKGFDALNDGTQAKLPLLGLFAEKDIPFEIDRRTQNDVYPSLDEMARSALQILSEATKDSEQGFFLMIEGSRIDHAGHGNDPAAQVNEVLAYDKAFATVVEFLEQDSTPGVLVGTSDHETGGLAVARQLHTTYPEYLWLPGVLANASHSSEFAEKELQDYLKDGHGKSAQEAYTRELLKKALGVEDPSQGEIDALLDPDNEIPPSYVFADIISRRAQVGWSTHGHSGVDVNIYASSSQDAWPLQGNHENTEVGSFLADYLDLDINAITKRLQESKFWSASASTPNEGAESQGESFSWMGNPLGDDVRIDGLDTYHGDYKRKRSFGADECGCGAAH; encoded by the exons ATGGCTCGAGAAGACCCTCTTCTAGCTCCACGGCCATCGTCGGAGCAATCATCCGTCCGaaatgccgaggaggaagacgccCTGCTCACCGGCGAACGCACCAACCGCCGCGATCAACGTCGGGGGTGGGGATTCTGGAGAGAAGTCGGCCTCTTCGCCTGGGCCCTGATAGCAACCGtcgctgtcatcgtcatcgcaGTCGTCTACCAACATGAATCGAGTCGCACACGGAGTCATGAAAAGGACCCCTGGGGCCCTGGAGGAAAACCGACCGGCAAACGCAACCTTGTCTTCATGGTGTCTGACGGAATGGGCCCAACCAGCCTTACCCTGACTCGGAGCTTCAAGCAGCTCACACAGGGACTCCCAGCCGATGAAATCCTCGCGCTGGACAAGCATATCCTGGGTACATCGCGGACGAGATCCAGCTCGAGCTTGGTCACCGACTCGGCTGCCGGCGCGACGGCCTTCTCGTGCGGAGCGAAGAGTTACAACGGCGCTATCTCTGTGCTCCCTGACCACTCTCCCTGTGGAACAGTGCTCGAGGCTGCCTCGCTAGCAGGTTACAAGACCGGGTTGGTGGTGACGACTCGTATCACTGATGCTACGCCGGCTTGTTTCGCGTCTCACGTCAACCTCCGGCAGTACGAGGACCAGATTGCGGAGCAAGAGATTGGTGAGCATCCGCTGGGCCGAGTGGTGGATCTTATCATGGGTGGTGGACGGTGTCATTTCCTGCCTAATTCAACGGAGGGTAGCTGTCGGGCTGACGACCGGGATCTGGTGGCCATCGCCCAGGATAAGGGGTTCAGCTACATCGACGACCGAAAGGGGTTCGATGCTCTCAATGACGGGACACAAGCAAAGCTGCCTCTCCTAGGGCTGTTCGCAGAGAAAGACATTCCTTTCGAAATTGACCGTCGCACTCAGAATGACGTGTATCCCTCTCTGGACGAAATGGCCCGTTCCGCCCTGCAAATACTCAGTGAAGCTACGAAGGACAGCGAGCAAGGGTTCTTCCTCATGATCGAGGGCTCCCGCATCGACCACGCAGGACACGGCAATGACCCGGCCGCTCAAGTCAACGAAGTCCTCGCCTACGACAAGGCCTTTGCTACGGTCGTTGAGTTCCTCGAGCAGGACTCAACACCAGGTGTTCTAGTCGGCACATCTGACCACGAAACTGGCGGCCTTGCTGTCGCCCGCCAGCTGCATACAACCTACCCAGAATACCTCTGGCTTCCTGGCGTTCTCGCCAACGCAAGCCACTCTTCTGAATTCGCTGAAAAGGAGCTGCAAGACTACCTCAAGGATGGTCATGGGAAATCCGCCCAAGAAGCCTACACCCGGGAACTTCTCAAAAAGGCATTAGGTGTCGAAGACCCTTCCCAGGGAGAAATAGACGCTCTCCTGGACCCTGACAATGAAATCCCACCATCCTACGTCTTCGCCGATATCATCAGTCGCAGAGCCCAAGTCGGCTGGTCAACGCACGGCCATTCCG GCGTCGACGTAAACATCTACGCATCCTCCTCTCAAGATGCCTGGCCCCTCCAAGGCAACCACGAAAACACCGAAGTCGGCAGCTTCCTCGCCGACTACCTCGACCTGGACATCAACGCGATCACCAAGCGTCTCCAGGAATCCAAGTTCTGgtccgcctctgcctccaCCCCCAACGAGGGAGCCGAAAGCCAAGGCGAAAGCTTCAGCTGGATGGGAAACCCGCTCGGCGACGACGTTCGCATCGATGGCCTCGATACGTACCATGGCGATTACAAGCGGAAACGCTCTTTTGGAGCTGACGAGTGTGGCTGTGGAGCTGCTCACTGA